A portion of the Scylla paramamosain isolate STU-SP2022 chromosome 2, ASM3559412v1, whole genome shotgun sequence genome contains these proteins:
- the LOC135107954 gene encoding tRNA (guanine(10)-N2)-methyltransferase homolog isoform X2, protein MGQGNTEEELHSSIRSFPLDLMKPHLAPEKTFRVRVESFNKTLKNAEKLKKIESLSYLPFEGKVDLKHATTCLHLVEYYGLHPNEIHRGPYKLFLGRWVVDGQRELISKFSLKNRTYIGSTSMDAQLSFIMANFAQVQPGSTIVDPFVGTGSVLVAAAQFGGHAWGWDIDYLTLHARTKPTRHSQKERTAEESILSNFEQYGLKHKYLDVVVMDNARPFWREVPYVDAIITDPPYGIREAMERVGSVKGPKNAEDTIKQQSSSHHFPSKMNYNLSDVYCDLINFAAQHLVVGGRLVFWLPVFREDYDESHIPSHPCLRIVFNCEQVLTVHASRRLITLVKTRHPEEGEVAKCQVTDLNAKFRDKFFQTASLTKEERASLKSMFPRDKRGQGLAYRLGEHKNKTKVIKMEAASECNTGNVTEGRNLGTASTLRDEQINENND, encoded by the exons AT GGGTCAAggaaacacagaggaagaacTCCACTCCAGCATCAGGTCCTTTCCACTTGACTTGATGAAGCCTCACTTAGCTCCAGAAAAGACCTTCAGAGTTCGTGTAGAATCTTTCAACAAGACTTTAAAAAATgctgagaagctgaaaaaaatagag TCTCTGAGTTACTTACCATTTGAGGGGAAGGTTGACCTGAAGCATGCTACCACTTGCCTTCACCTGGTGGAGTACTATGGCCTGCACCCCAATGAGATACATCGTGGTCCTTACAAG CTGTTCTTAGGAAGATGGGTGGTAGACGGCCAGAGGGAGCTGATTAGTAAGTTCTCCTTAAAGAACAGAACCTACATTGGCAGCACTTCAATGGATGCTCAGCTCTCCTTCATCATGGCTAACTTTGCACAGGTCCAGCCAGGAAGCACCATTGTGGACCCCTTTGTTGGTACAG GCTCGGTGTTGGTGGCAGCTGCACAGTTTGGTGGACATGCATGGGGCTGGGACATCGACTACCTCACTCTTCATGCTCGCACCAAGCCCACCCGCCATAGCCAG AAAGAACGGACAGCCGAGGAATCCATCCTGAGTAACTTTGAGCAGTATGGGCTGAAGCACAAGTACCTGGATGTTGTGGTGATGGACAATGCTCGGCCCTTCTGGAGAGAGGTCCCCTATGTTGATGCCATCATTACTGATC CTCCTTATGGTATTCGTGAGGCAATGGAGCGTGTTGGGAGCGTGAAGGGACCAAAGAACGCTGAGGACACAATCAAACAGCAGTCATCCTCCCATCACTTCCCATCAAAAATGAACTACAATCTCTCTGATGTTTACTGTGACTTGATCAATTTTGCTGCCCAACACCTTGTAGTTGGTGGGCGGTTAGTTTTTTGGCTGCctgtgtttag GGAGGACTATGATGAGAGCCACATCCCCAGTCATCCCTGCCTAAGAATAGTGTTTAACTGCGAGCAAGTCCTGACAGTGCATGCCAGCAGACGCCTCATCACACTTGTAAAGACAAGACATCCAGAG gAAGGAGAAGTTGCCAAGTGTCAAGTCACTGATCTTAATGCCAAGTTCCGAGACAAGTTCTTCCAGACGGCCTCCTTGACCAAAGAAGAGAGAGCCTCCCTTAAGTCCATGTTTCCCCGGGATAAGAGAGGCCAGGGCTTGGCTTACCGCCTCGGGGAacataaaaacaagacaaaggtTATAAAGATGGAGGCAGCATCAGAATGTAATACAGGCAATGTTACTGAAGGTAGAAATCTCGGAACAGCGAGCACTTTAAGAgatgaacagataaatgaaaataatgactaG
- the LOC135107954 gene encoding tRNA (guanine(10)-N2)-methyltransferase homolog isoform X1, with protein MTAPGPLRQSAKRYLLWCANEHIEFRIPEIKAISSMFNIPLTWIDKPKEDPYLVVEMRNEGDARRLMSRCMLVRSCFELWGQGNTEEELHSSIRSFPLDLMKPHLAPEKTFRVRVESFNKTLKNAEKLKKIESLSYLPFEGKVDLKHATTCLHLVEYYGLHPNEIHRGPYKLFLGRWVVDGQRELISKFSLKNRTYIGSTSMDAQLSFIMANFAQVQPGSTIVDPFVGTGSVLVAAAQFGGHAWGWDIDYLTLHARTKPTRHSQKERTAEESILSNFEQYGLKHKYLDVVVMDNARPFWREVPYVDAIITDPPYGIREAMERVGSVKGPKNAEDTIKQQSSSHHFPSKMNYNLSDVYCDLINFAAQHLVVGGRLVFWLPVFREDYDESHIPSHPCLRIVFNCEQVLTVHASRRLITLVKTRHPEEGEVAKCQVTDLNAKFRDKFFQTASLTKEERASLKSMFPRDKRGQGLAYRLGEHKNKTKVIKMEAASECNTGNVTEGRNLGTASTLRDEQINENND; from the exons ATGACGGCGCCGGGTCCTCTGAGGCAATCTGCAAAGAGATACTTGCTGTGGTGTGCTAACGAACACATTGAGTTTAGAATTCCC GAAATCAAGGCAATCTCATCCATGTTCAACATTCCACTTACATGGATAGACAAACCAAAGGAAGAT CCGTATTTGGTTGTTGAaatgaggaatgagggagatgCAAGAAGGCTAATGTCTCGCTGCATGCTGGTGCGCTCCTGCTTTGAGCTGTG GGGTCAAggaaacacagaggaagaacTCCACTCCAGCATCAGGTCCTTTCCACTTGACTTGATGAAGCCTCACTTAGCTCCAGAAAAGACCTTCAGAGTTCGTGTAGAATCTTTCAACAAGACTTTAAAAAATgctgagaagctgaaaaaaatagag TCTCTGAGTTACTTACCATTTGAGGGGAAGGTTGACCTGAAGCATGCTACCACTTGCCTTCACCTGGTGGAGTACTATGGCCTGCACCCCAATGAGATACATCGTGGTCCTTACAAG CTGTTCTTAGGAAGATGGGTGGTAGACGGCCAGAGGGAGCTGATTAGTAAGTTCTCCTTAAAGAACAGAACCTACATTGGCAGCACTTCAATGGATGCTCAGCTCTCCTTCATCATGGCTAACTTTGCACAGGTCCAGCCAGGAAGCACCATTGTGGACCCCTTTGTTGGTACAG GCTCGGTGTTGGTGGCAGCTGCACAGTTTGGTGGACATGCATGGGGCTGGGACATCGACTACCTCACTCTTCATGCTCGCACCAAGCCCACCCGCCATAGCCAG AAAGAACGGACAGCCGAGGAATCCATCCTGAGTAACTTTGAGCAGTATGGGCTGAAGCACAAGTACCTGGATGTTGTGGTGATGGACAATGCTCGGCCCTTCTGGAGAGAGGTCCCCTATGTTGATGCCATCATTACTGATC CTCCTTATGGTATTCGTGAGGCAATGGAGCGTGTTGGGAGCGTGAAGGGACCAAAGAACGCTGAGGACACAATCAAACAGCAGTCATCCTCCCATCACTTCCCATCAAAAATGAACTACAATCTCTCTGATGTTTACTGTGACTTGATCAATTTTGCTGCCCAACACCTTGTAGTTGGTGGGCGGTTAGTTTTTTGGCTGCctgtgtttag GGAGGACTATGATGAGAGCCACATCCCCAGTCATCCCTGCCTAAGAATAGTGTTTAACTGCGAGCAAGTCCTGACAGTGCATGCCAGCAGACGCCTCATCACACTTGTAAAGACAAGACATCCAGAG gAAGGAGAAGTTGCCAAGTGTCAAGTCACTGATCTTAATGCCAAGTTCCGAGACAAGTTCTTCCAGACGGCCTCCTTGACCAAAGAAGAGAGAGCCTCCCTTAAGTCCATGTTTCCCCGGGATAAGAGAGGCCAGGGCTTGGCTTACCGCCTCGGGGAacataaaaacaagacaaaggtTATAAAGATGGAGGCAGCATCAGAATGTAATACAGGCAATGTTACTGAAGGTAGAAATCTCGGAACAGCGAGCACTTTAAGAgatgaacagataaatgaaaataatgactaG